In one Rhodoligotrophos defluvii genomic region, the following are encoded:
- a CDS encoding ABC transporter substrate-binding protein, producing the protein MAFYLDRRTLLASAGALAGLSALPFASRPGYGAQGQVSVLGIIPQTGPYAADGERIKRGQEMALEDFRASGSGLDVNLVLRDSAGDAGTATRRVSEAIERENVVAIAGPWADDVAAAVTEVAKREKRVHFWSGGPLPCHRYYFQWAPPYYTGVNATMRYIAQQQPDAKRWYMLTSDYAFGWTLEELEKRIAPELGIEFVGSARHVLGEREFSPYMSEIAAANPDVIVLNNFGLDTAQALRAAHSFGLTQQAKILVPWGSGIEDYLRLDPSITQGVVIGSAYYYTIDNPTAESFAKRYIERFDEPPGYPAGSGYAVMRLILEGLARAENTEPASLVRALEGWEGDTVVGKTRIDRDTHQTYRPFFVTEGKAPDQVQGKFDLARIVSTVDADAPADVIGCENIGDL; encoded by the coding sequence ATGGCTTTTTATCTCGACCGCAGAACGCTCCTTGCGAGTGCCGGCGCCCTGGCCGGATTGTCTGCCTTGCCGTTCGCAAGCCGCCCTGGCTACGGGGCACAGGGCCAGGTATCGGTGCTCGGCATTATTCCGCAGACCGGTCCCTACGCCGCCGACGGCGAGCGCATCAAGCGTGGCCAGGAGATGGCGCTTGAGGATTTCCGCGCGTCCGGCAGCGGTCTCGACGTGAATCTGGTGCTGCGCGACAGCGCCGGCGACGCCGGAACCGCCACCCGCCGCGTTTCGGAGGCTATCGAGCGCGAAAATGTCGTCGCCATCGCCGGGCCGTGGGCGGATGACGTGGCGGCCGCCGTCACCGAGGTGGCCAAGCGCGAGAAGCGCGTGCACTTCTGGAGCGGCGGTCCGCTTCCCTGCCACCGTTACTATTTCCAATGGGCTCCCCCTTACTATACGGGCGTGAACGCCACGATGCGCTATATCGCCCAGCAGCAGCCGGACGCGAAGCGCTGGTATATGCTCACCTCCGACTACGCGTTCGGCTGGACGCTCGAGGAGCTGGAGAAGCGGATCGCGCCGGAGCTCGGCATCGAATTCGTCGGCTCGGCCCGCCACGTGCTCGGCGAGCGTGAATTCAGCCCGTATATGAGCGAGATTGCGGCCGCCAATCCGGACGTGATCGTCCTCAACAACTTCGGCCTCGACACGGCCCAGGCGCTCCGGGCCGCACACTCGTTCGGCTTGACCCAGCAGGCGAAGATCCTCGTGCCCTGGGGCAGCGGCATCGAGGACTACCTGAGGCTTGATCCGTCCATCACCCAGGGCGTGGTGATCGGTTCGGCCTATTACTACACGATCGACAACCCGACGGCGGAGAGTTTCGCAAAGCGCTACATCGAGCGGTTCGACGAGCCGCCGGGATATCCGGCCGGCAGCGGATACGCCGTGATGCGGCTCATCCTGGAGGGTCTGGCCAGGGCCGAGAATACCGAGCCGGCCAGCCTCGTCCGCGCCCTCGAGGGGTGGGAGGGAGACACCGTCGTGGGCAAGACGCGGATCGACCGCGACACGCATCAGACCTACCGGCCCTTCTTCGTGACCGAGGGCAAGGCGCCCGACCAGGTGCAGGGCAAGTTCGACCTGGCGCGGATCGTCAGCACGGTCGATGCGGATGCGCCGGCCGACGTCATCGGTTGCGAGAACATCGGCGACCTCTGA
- a CDS encoding branched-chain amino acid ABC transporter permease codes for MELLLLKLLNGLTTGALYAVIAFGLTFILGMLNIPNFAHGALFALGGYVGYTLLQQTGSYWIALVAAPLVLAAFGAALERGFLRPLYGRDPEDENYLLLALFALAIILQEVIIMIWGAAGESGLPPQILAGAAPLGPIYYPKFRLFVLGSAALIVLLSWLFIERTRAGALIKAAIENRDAVMLLGVDIRILFAASFAFGTFLTALAGVLSLPIRGVHPFIGMDILAISFVIVVVGGLGNLYGAIFAGLLVGVLQEFATLIHPLASWLAVYLTMMVVLLVRPKGLFGQR; via the coding sequence TTGGAACTTCTGCTCCTCAAGCTGCTGAACGGTTTGACCACGGGCGCGCTTTACGCGGTCATCGCCTTTGGCCTCACCTTCATCTTGGGTATGCTGAACATACCCAATTTCGCGCACGGCGCCCTCTTCGCGCTCGGCGGCTATGTCGGCTATACGCTCCTGCAGCAGACGGGCTCCTACTGGATCGCCCTGGTGGCTGCGCCCCTGGTCCTCGCGGCCTTCGGCGCGGCCTTGGAGCGCGGCTTTCTCCGTCCGCTTTATGGGCGGGATCCCGAGGACGAGAACTATCTTCTGCTCGCCTTGTTCGCCTTGGCCATCATCCTGCAGGAGGTGATCATCATGATCTGGGGGGCGGCGGGCGAAAGCGGCCTGCCGCCGCAGATTCTCGCTGGCGCGGCCCCGCTCGGGCCGATCTATTATCCCAAGTTCCGGCTCTTCGTTCTGGGAAGCGCCGCCCTGATCGTTCTTCTGTCATGGCTGTTCATCGAGCGGACCCGGGCGGGAGCGTTGATCAAGGCGGCGATCGAGAACCGCGATGCAGTCATGCTGCTGGGCGTCGATATCCGCATTCTGTTTGCCGCCAGCTTCGCCTTCGGCACGTTCCTCACCGCGCTCGCGGGCGTGCTGAGCCTGCCGATCCGGGGCGTCCACCCCTTCATCGGCATGGACATATTGGCCATATCCTTCGTGATCGTGGTGGTGGGCGGTCTCGGCAATCTCTATGGCGCGATCTTCGCCGGCCTGCTCGTCGGCGTGCTCCAGGAGTTTGCAACCCTCATCCATCCTCTGGCATCCTGGCTCGCGGTCTACCTGACCATGATGGTGGTGCTCCTCGTTCGCCCCAAGGGCCTTTTCGGCCAGCGTTGA
- a CDS encoding branched-chain amino acid ABC transporter permease has product MLNALQRHGSGQAETLVRAVPSTLALCLILAALPILLPMALAVDIVILAIAAVAFSLMLGQAGMLSFGQAAFFALGAYTAGFLVKSFGLSIIPALLAGAAMGGAGAAVVAFLTTRLRGVYFILMTLAFAQLVYFVALTWRDVTGGPSGLSGFSRPLLGFGVGTVSLDTSLSFYLFASAVLLVVFGLLLVILNSPVGLILRGIKENADRLEAVGYPVWRYRFFVFTVSGIMTGIAGALYAFQWLIVPVSTAAMNQSAAIAFMSILGGVGHPLGPIVGAAIYTWLSDIASSYWARWPILFGAFIILIVFFMRGGIMQGVGMIGGLFRRRWRAGRAEV; this is encoded by the coding sequence ATGCTGAATGCACTCCAAAGGCACGGGTCGGGGCAGGCGGAGACATTGGTCCGCGCGGTTCCGAGCACCCTGGCCCTTTGCCTCATCCTCGCGGCTTTGCCGATACTCCTGCCCATGGCCTTGGCGGTGGATATCGTCATCCTGGCCATCGCTGCCGTGGCCTTCAGCCTCATGCTCGGCCAAGCAGGCATGCTCTCCTTCGGGCAAGCGGCCTTCTTCGCGCTCGGCGCCTACACGGCTGGCTTTCTGGTGAAGAGCTTCGGTTTGTCCATCATCCCTGCCTTGCTGGCGGGTGCCGCCATGGGCGGGGCCGGCGCTGCCGTCGTCGCGTTCCTGACCACACGCCTGCGCGGCGTCTATTTCATCCTGATGACCCTGGCCTTCGCGCAGCTCGTCTACTTCGTGGCGCTGACCTGGCGCGACGTCACGGGCGGTCCGTCCGGGCTCAGCGGCTTCTCGCGCCCGCTGCTCGGCTTTGGGGTGGGAACGGTCAGCCTCGATACGTCCTTGTCTTTCTACCTCTTCGCATCGGCCGTGCTGCTGGTTGTCTTCGGCCTGCTGCTCGTCATTCTCAATTCCCCCGTCGGCCTCATCCTGCGCGGCATCAAGGAGAATGCCGACCGGCTCGAAGCCGTCGGCTATCCGGTCTGGCGCTACCGCTTCTTCGTCTTCACCGTCTCCGGGATCATGACCGGCATAGCCGGTGCCCTCTACGCCTTCCAATGGCTCATCGTGCCGGTCAGCACGGCCGCCATGAACCAGTCGGCCGCCATCGCCTTCATGTCCATCCTCGGTGGCGTTGGCCATCCCCTCGGCCCCATCGTCGGTGCGGCCATCTACACTTGGCTGAGCGACATCGCCTCCAGCTACTGGGCCCGCTGGCCCATTCTGTTCGGCGCCTTCATCATACTGATCGTTTTCTTCATGCGCGGCGGCATCATGCAGGGCGTCGGCATGATCGGCGGCTTGTTCAGGCGCCGATGGCGTGCAGGGCGCGCAGAGGTATGA
- a CDS encoding amidase, producing MKNGSEPMSLLSLSLAEASRRIDAGEVSPVALLEACLERIRQEDARLRCFIAVAAESARCEALSAERRAKAGRRVGPLDGIPVAVKDVVASRGLPTTAGSALLADFIPESDAPALRDLKAAGAVIVGKTNLHEFAYGVTSDNPVFGVVINPLDPERLPGGSSGGSAAAVASGMAFAAVGSDTGGSIRIPAAACGIVGLKPSFGLLSCEGVIPQAWSLDHIGPMARTVDDVRLLLEAWTGRRFGGARINAGLRIGVPIDLMAAASLEVAEAFGHVLRRIEAMGARIHEVEFPDLAMARRAWLTILLAESAAYHKRNMETHPQRIGPDVRPFLLAGLLIDSTQYLQAQRFRRQWRDRVGAMMGELDVLAHPVFPVPTPRRGQAEVETGAGLMSTRDALVLYQWPANLLGWPSLALPCPERVDGQPLGLMLTAKPFAEAGLLALGRQIEERSARQSPR from the coding sequence GTGAAGAACGGGTCGGAGCCCATGAGCCTGCTCAGCCTCTCGCTCGCCGAGGCCTCGCGGCGCATCGATGCCGGAGAGGTCTCTCCCGTGGCGCTGCTTGAGGCGTGCCTGGAGCGCATCCGGCAGGAGGACGCGCGGCTCAGGTGCTTTATCGCCGTTGCGGCGGAGAGCGCGCGGTGCGAGGCCCTGTCCGCGGAGCGTCGGGCGAAGGCGGGGCGGCGCGTCGGCCCGTTGGACGGCATTCCCGTCGCCGTGAAGGACGTGGTCGCCTCCCGCGGCCTGCCGACCACGGCCGGCAGCGCGCTCCTTGCCGATTTCATTCCCGAAAGCGACGCGCCCGCGCTGCGCGATCTCAAGGCAGCGGGCGCCGTGATCGTTGGCAAGACCAATCTGCATGAGTTCGCCTATGGGGTCACCAGCGACAACCCCGTCTTCGGGGTGGTGATCAACCCGCTCGATCCGGAGCGGCTGCCCGGCGGCTCCAGCGGCGGGTCGGCGGCGGCCGTGGCCTCGGGCATGGCCTTCGCGGCGGTCGGCTCCGACACGGGAGGGTCCATCCGCATACCGGCCGCCGCATGCGGCATCGTGGGGTTGAAGCCGAGTTTCGGCCTGCTCAGCTGCGAGGGCGTCATACCACAGGCCTGGAGCCTCGATCACATCGGCCCCATGGCCCGGACCGTGGACGACGTTCGCCTCCTGCTCGAAGCCTGGACGGGCCGGCGCTTCGGCGGCGCCCGCATCAATGCCGGCCTCCGGATCGGCGTTCCGATCGACCTGATGGCTGCCGCGAGCCTCGAGGTCGCCGAAGCCTTCGGTCACGTCTTGCGCCGGATCGAGGCCATGGGCGCACGGATCCACGAGGTCGAATTCCCGGACCTCGCTATGGCCCGCCGTGCATGGCTTACCATTCTGCTGGCGGAGTCCGCCGCCTATCACAAGCGGAACATGGAAACGCATCCGCAGCGGATCGGGCCGGATGTCCGGCCCTTCCTGCTGGCCGGGTTGCTGATCGACAGCACGCAGTATTTGCAGGCCCAGCGCTTCCGACGCCAATGGCGGGATCGCGTGGGCGCGATGATGGGCGAGCTCGACGTTCTGGCCCATCCCGTCTTTCCGGTCCCGACACCCAGGCGGGGGCAAGCCGAGGTCGAAACGGGCGCGGGCCTCATGAGCACGCGAGATGCCCTGGTGCTCTACCAGTGGCCCGCCAATCTGCTGGGCTGGCCCTCGCTTGCCTTGCCGTGCCCGGAACGGGTCGATGGCCAGCCGCTCGGCCTCATGCTCACGGCCAAGCCATTCGCGGAAGCGGGCTTGCTCGCCCTCGGCCGGCAAATCGAAGAAAGATCGGCCCGTCAGTCGCCGCGATGA
- the phnN gene encoding phosphonate metabolism protein/1,5-bisphosphokinase (PRPP-forming) PhnN, with amino-acid sequence MLPEACPVVASAAAGDGGILMVVVGPSGAGKDSLIAYARQRLAADPSILFVRRVVTREALASAEDHDTCSPDAFAAARAAGAFAVDWEAHGLQYGIPIAVRTHLMRGGVAVVNGSRAALPAIRAAFPQVVTVHVTCRPEVLAARLAARRRESEAEMRQRLQRAAMPCRELGGAVEIDNSGELAVAGEALVSAIRRAAAATGHRGD; translated from the coding sequence GTGTTGCCTGAAGCTTGCCCGGTCGTTGCGTCGGCCGCTGCCGGGGACGGCGGCATTCTCATGGTCGTGGTCGGCCCGAGCGGGGCGGGCAAGGACAGCCTGATCGCCTATGCCCGGCAGAGGCTGGCAGCGGATCCGTCGATCCTGTTCGTGCGCCGGGTGGTGACGCGGGAGGCGCTCGCCTCCGCCGAGGATCACGATACGTGCTCGCCGGACGCCTTCGCCGCAGCGCGCGCCGCGGGGGCCTTCGCGGTGGACTGGGAGGCCCACGGTCTGCAATACGGCATCCCGATCGCGGTGCGCACGCACCTGATGAGAGGTGGCGTGGCCGTGGTGAACGGCTCGCGCGCGGCCCTGCCCGCCATACGCGCGGCCTTCCCGCAGGTCGTCACCGTCCACGTCACATGCCGCCCGGAGGTCCTGGCCGCGAGGCTTGCCGCGCGGCGGCGCGAGAGCGAAGCCGAAATGCGCCAGAGGCTGCAGCGGGCGGCGATGCCGTGCCGCGAGCTTGGCGGCGCGGTCGAGATCGACAATAGCGGCGAGCTGGCGGTGGCGGGCGAAGCCTTGGTGAGCGCAATCCGCCGGGCGGCCGCAGCCACCGGTCATCGCGGCGACTGA
- a CDS encoding alpha-D-ribose 1-methylphosphonate 5-triphosphate diphosphatase: MPQDLALTNARIVLEDEIVRGSLLIRDGSIAEIDSGPAGIGEDMDGDYLIPGLVELHTDHLESHYSPRPGVVWDSIAALQAHDAQVAASGITTVFDCLRLGSDGDAGFEKGEMRAIADAIETAGAEDRLRATHLIHLRCEVSAKDVLDHFEDFRSDPQVKLASLMDHAPGQRQFQTLEQYTLYYRKKRGLSDADFDRFVARRIEESRRYAAPHRRVIVEACQERGIALASHDDATVEHVMESRAFGVRLAEFPTSMEAAKASHEAGMAVLVGAPNVVRGKSHSGNISAKALANAGVLDVLSSDYVPFSLIHAPFILADEGSMSLPESIGLVSATPARVVGLEDRGRIARGLRADLVRVRRHKGVPVVRAVWREGRRVA, translated from the coding sequence ATGCCGCAAGACCTAGCGCTCACCAATGCCCGGATCGTTCTGGAAGACGAGATCGTCCGCGGCTCGCTTCTCATTCGCGACGGATCGATTGCAGAGATCGATAGCGGCCCCGCCGGCATCGGCGAGGACATGGACGGCGATTATCTGATTCCCGGCCTGGTGGAGCTGCACACGGACCATCTCGAATCTCACTACAGCCCGCGCCCGGGCGTGGTGTGGGACAGCATTGCGGCCCTGCAGGCGCATGACGCCCAGGTCGCCGCCTCGGGCATCACGACAGTTTTCGACTGCCTGCGCCTCGGCTCGGACGGGGATGCCGGGTTCGAGAAAGGCGAGATGCGCGCCATTGCCGATGCGATCGAGACCGCCGGCGCAGAGGACCGGCTGCGCGCCACCCACCTGATCCATCTGCGCTGCGAAGTCTCGGCCAAGGACGTGCTCGACCATTTCGAGGATTTCCGGAGCGATCCGCAGGTGAAGCTCGCCTCGCTGATGGATCACGCGCCGGGCCAGCGCCAATTCCAGACGCTCGAACAGTACACGCTCTACTACAGGAAGAAGCGCGGCCTGAGCGATGCCGATTTCGACCGCTTCGTTGCCAGGCGCATCGAGGAATCGCGCCGCTACGCCGCACCGCACCGCAGGGTGATCGTGGAGGCTTGCCAGGAACGCGGCATCGCGCTCGCCAGCCACGACGACGCGACGGTGGAGCATGTCATGGAGTCCCGCGCCTTCGGCGTCCGGCTCGCCGAGTTTCCAACCAGCATGGAGGCGGCGAAGGCGTCGCATGAAGCCGGCATGGCGGTGCTGGTGGGCGCGCCGAACGTGGTTCGCGGCAAGTCGCATTCCGGGAATATCTCGGCCAAGGCGCTGGCGAATGCCGGGGTGCTGGATGTACTTTCGTCCGACTATGTGCCGTTCAGCCTCATTCACGCGCCTTTCATTCTCGCGGACGAAGGCAGCATGAGCCTGCCGGAAAGCATAGGGCTGGTGAGTGCGACGCCGGCACGGGTGGTCGGGCTCGAGGATCGCGGGCGTATCGCCCGGGGCCTGCGCGCCGATCTGGTGCGCGTGCGCCGGCATAAGGGCGTGCCGGTGGTGCGCGCGGTGTGGCGCGAGGGCCGCCGTGTTGCCTGA
- a CDS encoding DUF1045 domain-containing protein: MRHAIYFTPDADDPLTMAAEAWLGRSAFTGAPVDMPAPDGFSAAAFRRLTAEPRRYGFHATLVAPFRLRDGLSASAVASAAQSFARGHTELAIPRLAITPIGSFLALTPAAACPEVDALASSAVDHFNGLRAPLTPSDVQRRRPERLTARQRAYLDAFGYPHVKEEFRFHMTLTSALEPEVAARIEPALQAHFAAVLDAPLHIDAVAVFVEPEPGADFTVHSIHRFGSAAQSRKSA, from the coding sequence ATGCGTCATGCCATCTATTTCACGCCGGACGCCGACGACCCGCTGACCATGGCAGCGGAGGCCTGGCTCGGCCGCAGCGCCTTCACGGGCGCGCCAGTGGACATGCCGGCACCGGACGGGTTCTCCGCCGCCGCGTTCCGGCGCCTGACGGCTGAGCCGCGCCGCTATGGCTTCCATGCCACCCTGGTCGCCCCGTTCCGGCTGCGGGACGGGCTGAGCGCGAGCGCCGTTGCCTCCGCGGCCCAATCCTTTGCGCGAGGCCATACAGAGCTCGCCATTCCACGCCTCGCGATCACGCCTATCGGAAGCTTCCTGGCGCTGACACCGGCAGCGGCTTGCCCTGAGGTGGATGCGCTCGCCTCCAGCGCCGTCGATCACTTCAACGGGCTGCGCGCGCCGCTCACGCCGAGTGATGTTCAGCGGCGCCGGCCCGAGCGGCTGACGGCACGCCAGCGCGCCTATCTCGATGCGTTCGGCTACCCTCATGTGAAGGAGGAGTTCCGCTTCCACATGACGCTCACCAGCGCTCTGGAGCCCGAGGTCGCCGCGCGGATCGAACCGGCCCTGCAGGCGCATTTCGCGGCCGTGCTCGATGCCCCGCTCCATATCGACGCCGTGGCGGTCTTCGTCGAGCCCGAGCCGGGCGCCGACTTCACCGTTCACTCCATCCACCGTTTCGGCTCGGCCGCCCAGTCGAGAAAGTCTGCCTGA
- the phnE gene encoding phosphonate ABC transporter, permease protein PhnE yields MNHTADMTTPEMARPEVERDWTRSAWTALTWITLGLLLAWSWTPTEMSRWTLLFTDAGNMAQYASGFARPNFSEWRYYVHEMVVTIQIALWGTFLAAAFAVPFGILSARNIAPWTIVQPMRRLMDACRAIHELVFAVLFVVAVGLGPFAGVMALFVHTTGILAKLFSEAVEAIDPRPVEAIRATGASRLQEVVFGVVPQVIPLWMSYALYRFESNVRAATVLGVIGAGGIGQVLFEAIRGFYYPQASAMLIIMLVTVSLIDMLSQQLRKLFL; encoded by the coding sequence ATGAACCACACCGCGGATATGACGACGCCCGAGATGGCCCGGCCGGAGGTGGAGCGGGACTGGACACGGAGCGCATGGACGGCGCTGACCTGGATCACGCTGGGCCTGCTGCTCGCGTGGAGCTGGACGCCGACCGAGATGTCGCGCTGGACGCTCCTGTTCACCGATGCCGGCAACATGGCCCAATATGCCAGCGGCTTCGCGCGGCCGAATTTTTCCGAATGGCGCTATTACGTGCACGAGATGGTGGTCACCATCCAGATCGCGCTGTGGGGAACATTCCTGGCTGCGGCCTTCGCCGTGCCCTTCGGCATATTGTCGGCACGCAACATCGCGCCGTGGACCATCGTGCAGCCCATGCGCCGCCTGATGGATGCCTGCCGGGCCATCCACGAGCTCGTCTTTGCCGTGCTGTTCGTGGTTGCGGTCGGCCTCGGGCCGTTCGCCGGCGTGATGGCGCTGTTCGTGCACACCACCGGCATCCTGGCGAAGCTGTTCTCCGAGGCGGTCGAGGCGATCGACCCGCGTCCGGTCGAGGCCATCCGGGCAACGGGTGCCTCCCGGCTCCAGGAGGTGGTGTTCGGGGTGGTGCCGCAGGTCATTCCGCTATGGATGTCCTACGCGCTGTACCGCTTCGAATCCAATGTGCGCGCGGCCACCGTATTGGGCGTCATCGGCGCGGGCGGCATCGGCCAGGTGCTCTTCGAAGCCATCCGAGGGTTCTATTATCCGCAGGCCTCGGCCATGCTGATCATCATGCTGGTGACGGTGTCGCTCATCGACATGCTGTCGCAGCAGCTGCGGAAGCTGTTCCTGTGA
- the phnD gene encoding phosphonate ABC transporter substrate-binding protein codes for MNAFLKGAAAALFAVVLSGAAVAQEINFGIISTESQQNLRPKWEPLLADLAKKTGLKVKPFFASDYSGVIEGMRFGKVHVAWYGNKSAMEAVDRAGGEVFAQTVSVEGHPGYWSVILAPKDSKLNSVEDLLKCDKSLNFGLGDPNSTSGFLVPTTFVFAANNIDPKTCFKNVTNSNHETNAMAVANGQLDAATNNTENLAVLERNAPDAFAKVKVIWKSPLIPADPLVWRKDLPEETKAKLKEFFLTYGTDKSDGDVAREKEVLAGLDWAPFRPSTNDQLLPIRIMELSKSIAKIQADTSLSEADKKAQIEKLEAEKAAFEAKLKSLQS; via the coding sequence ATGAACGCATTTCTCAAGGGTGCCGCGGCGGCCTTATTCGCCGTCGTCTTGTCGGGCGCTGCCGTGGCCCAAGAGATCAATTTCGGCATCATCTCCACCGAATCGCAGCAGAACCTCAGGCCCAAATGGGAGCCGCTGCTCGCCGACCTCGCCAAGAAGACCGGGCTTAAGGTGAAGCCGTTCTTCGCGTCCGACTATTCGGGCGTGATCGAGGGCATGCGCTTCGGCAAGGTTCACGTCGCCTGGTACGGCAACAAGTCGGCCATGGAGGCGGTGGACCGCGCCGGGGGCGAAGTGTTCGCACAGACCGTGAGCGTCGAAGGGCATCCCGGCTACTGGTCCGTCATCCTCGCGCCAAAGGACAGCAAGCTCAACTCGGTCGAAGATCTCCTGAAGTGCGACAAGTCGCTGAATTTCGGCCTGGGCGACCCGAACTCGACCTCGGGCTTCCTGGTGCCGACCACCTTCGTCTTCGCGGCCAACAATATCGACCCGAAGACGTGCTTCAAGAACGTGACCAATTCCAACCACGAGACCAATGCCATGGCCGTGGCCAACGGCCAGCTCGATGCGGCGACCAACAATACCGAGAACCTGGCGGTGCTGGAGAGGAACGCGCCGGACGCCTTCGCCAAGGTGAAGGTGATCTGGAAATCGCCGCTGATCCCCGCCGACCCGCTGGTCTGGCGCAAGGACCTGCCGGAAGAGACCAAGGCCAAGCTCAAGGAATTCTTCCTGACCTACGGCACCGACAAGTCGGATGGCGACGTGGCACGGGAGAAGGAGGTCCTCGCCGGCCTCGACTGGGCGCCGTTCCGGCCCTCCACCAACGACCAGCTGCTGCCCATCCGCATCATGGAGCTGAGCAAGAGCATTGCCAAGATCCAGGCGGACACGTCGCTGTCGGAGGCCGACAAGAAGGCGCAGATCGAGAAGCTGGAGGCCGAGAAGGCGGCCTTCGAGGCAAAGCTCAAGTCGCTCCAGAGCTGA
- the phnC gene encoding phosphonate ABC transporter ATP-binding protein, producing MTAISIRNLSKSFGKKRALDDVSVDIERGEMVALIGASGSGKSTLIRHICGLEIGQAGQSRIDVLGTPIQDGGRLSARAREMRRNIGVVFQQFNLVGRLSVLSNVLLGNLGRVPAWRGTLGLFTAEEKRRARDALARVGIPELAWQRASTLSGGQQQRAAIARTLVQRSNILLADEPIASLDPSSARRVMEILAAINRDEQITCVVSLHQVEYARRYCPRTIALRDGRIVFDGPSSALTNQMLVELYGANSEELILPDAPLQPAKPTRVADPEWVPAFA from the coding sequence ATGACCGCGATCTCCATTCGAAATCTGTCCAAGAGTTTCGGCAAGAAGCGGGCGCTGGACGATGTCAGCGTCGATATAGAGCGCGGCGAGATGGTCGCGCTGATCGGCGCGTCCGGCTCGGGCAAGAGCACGCTGATCCGCCACATCTGCGGGCTGGAGATCGGCCAGGCGGGGCAAAGCCGCATCGACGTTCTGGGCACGCCGATCCAGGACGGCGGCCGGCTGTCGGCGCGGGCCCGCGAAATGCGTCGTAACATCGGCGTCGTCTTCCAGCAGTTCAACCTGGTGGGCCGGCTGTCCGTCCTGTCCAATGTGCTGCTCGGCAATCTCGGGCGCGTCCCGGCCTGGCGCGGCACACTCGGGCTGTTCACGGCGGAGGAAAAGCGCCGCGCCCGCGACGCGCTCGCCCGGGTCGGCATTCCGGAACTCGCCTGGCAGCGCGCCTCCACGCTTTCCGGCGGGCAGCAGCAGCGCGCGGCCATCGCCCGCACGCTGGTGCAGCGCTCCAACATCCTGCTCGCCGACGAGCCGATCGCCTCGCTCGACCCCTCCTCCGCCCGGCGTGTCATGGAGATTCTCGCGGCGATCAATCGCGACGAGCAGATCACCTGCGTGGTGTCGCTGCATCAGGTGGAATATGCGCGCCGCTACTGCCCGCGCACGATCGCGCTGCGCGACGGCCGCATCGTCTTCGACGGTCCCTCGTCGGCGCTGACGAACCAGATGTTGGTCGAGCTCTACGGGGCCAATTCCGAGGAACTGATCTTGCCGGATGCGCCGTTGCAGCCGGCGAAACCGACGCGTGTCGCGGACCCGGAGTGGGTTCCGGCCTTTGCGTAG
- a CDS encoding DapH/DapD/GlmU-related protein, protein MARLSETPVVHPTARLENCTLGRYTEVAEGGRLVETELGDYSYVMENCQSWCATIGKFANIAASVRINATHHPMWRATLHHFTYRASDYFDDAEHEADFFAARRAKRVFIGHDTWIGHGATILPGVTIGDGAVVGAGAVVTRDVPPYTIVGGVPAKVIRKRFPDSIAARMRALAWWDWPHERLRAALDDFRSLSAEAFLERYENGGVPERAVDRHGTDMQPTTALHAVGISP, encoded by the coding sequence ATGGCCCGCCTGTCCGAAACGCCCGTGGTCCATCCGACGGCCCGCCTGGAGAACTGCACGCTCGGCCGCTACACGGAAGTGGCCGAGGGCGGACGGCTCGTTGAAACCGAACTCGGTGACTACTCCTATGTGATGGAGAACTGCCAGAGCTGGTGCGCGACCATCGGCAAGTTCGCCAATATCGCGGCCTCGGTGCGCATCAACGCCACCCACCATCCCATGTGGCGGGCCACTCTGCATCACTTCACCTACCGTGCATCGGACTATTTCGACGATGCGGAGCATGAGGCGGATTTCTTCGCCGCGCGCCGGGCCAAGCGCGTGTTCATCGGCCATGACACATGGATCGGCCATGGCGCCACCATCCTGCCGGGCGTGACGATCGGGGACGGCGCGGTGGTCGGCGCCGGGGCGGTGGTCACCAGGGATGTGCCGCCCTACACCATCGTCGGCGGCGTGCCCGCGAAGGTCATCCGCAAACGCTTTCCCGATTCGATCGCGGCGCGGATGCGGGCGCTCGCCTGGTGGGACTGGCCGCATGAGCGCCTGCGCGCCGCGCTGGATGATTTCCGCTCGCTGAGCGCCGAGGCGTTCCTGGAGCGCTACGAAAACGGGGGCGTGCCGGAGCGCGCCGTGGATCGTCATGGAACCGACATGCAGCCGACAACTGCCCTTCATGCGGTGGGGATAAGCCCATGA